From the genome of Paraburkholderia flava, one region includes:
- a CDS encoding alpha/beta hydrolase family protein, producing the protein MPFQAIDRLFVLVDARRLGHAGNPAPENVMQGDLYEDTDAAIRLDNPYQPVAITTRYTQKLKGACAMFHPHIRFKAIRRSLFPSLFPLALGLCATLAHAAGFDLIQVPASKDGPALYGGVWTPCKAPSEKIALGQTVIDGTHDCPLAGTDLPLIVMSHGYGGSFLNQHDTAEKLADAGFVVAEVNHSDDNYQIRGGPNDSIIALATRPMDVSRLIDYMLEKWPAHAKLDADRIGFYGFSRGGYTGLVLAGADPDFERLGPPPGSPCVADPEGKACALIRQRFKQLLAAPVVHDDRIDAAVIADPFAPLFTAEGLKDVSIPIQLWSSEQGGDGVAPEAVAAIAHNLPDPPDFHKVPNSVHFGFLPPCSPARLKTAPEICTDPPGFDRSAFHADFNEKVLAFFKEQLDAQ; encoded by the coding sequence GTGCCGTTTCAGGCGATCGATCGTTTATTCGTTCTTGTAGATGCACGGCGGCTGGGGCACGCCGGCAATCCGGCGCCTGAAAACGTGATGCAAGGTGATCTGTACGAGGACACCGATGCCGCGATCCGATTAGATAACCCTTATCAACCCGTCGCCATAACCACGCGTTACACACAAAAACTGAAAGGAGCATGTGCCATGTTTCACCCACACATCCGCTTCAAGGCCATCCGTCGCAGTCTTTTTCCGAGTCTTTTCCCGCTGGCTCTCGGTCTATGCGCCACGCTTGCCCACGCAGCCGGCTTCGATCTGATCCAGGTTCCCGCCAGCAAGGACGGCCCAGCGTTATACGGCGGCGTGTGGACCCCCTGCAAAGCGCCCTCCGAGAAAATCGCACTCGGCCAGACGGTCATCGACGGGACCCACGACTGCCCGCTCGCCGGCACGGACCTGCCGCTGATCGTCATGTCGCACGGCTACGGCGGCTCGTTCCTCAATCAGCACGACACCGCCGAAAAACTCGCGGATGCGGGCTTCGTCGTCGCCGAGGTCAATCACTCGGACGACAACTACCAGATTCGCGGCGGCCCCAACGATTCGATTATCGCGCTCGCCACCCGCCCGATGGACGTCAGCCGGCTGATCGACTACATGCTCGAGAAATGGCCCGCGCACGCGAAGCTCGACGCCGACCGCATCGGTTTCTATGGCTTCTCGCGCGGCGGCTACACGGGCCTGGTCCTCGCCGGTGCCGATCCCGATTTCGAACGGCTCGGACCTCCGCCCGGCTCGCCGTGCGTAGCCGACCCGGAAGGCAAGGCCTGCGCGCTGATCAGACAGCGCTTCAAGCAACTGCTCGCTGCCCCCGTGGTGCACGACGACCGCATCGACGCCGCCGTGATCGCCGACCCGTTCGCGCCGCTCTTCACCGCCGAAGGCTTGAAGGACGTCTCGATCCCGATCCAGCTCTGGTCATCGGAACAGGGCGGCGACGGCGTCGCGCCGGAAGCCGTGGCCGCCATCGCGCACAACCTGCCCGATCCGCCGGACTTCCACAAGGTGCCGAATTCGGTGCACTTCGGGTTTCTGCCGCCGTGCTCGCCGGCCCGGCTCAAAACCGCACCGGAGATCTGCACCGATCCGCCCGGCTTCGACCGCAGCGCGTTTCACGCGGACTTCAACGAGAAGGTGCTGGCGTTTTTCAAGGAACAACTCGACGCGCAGTGA
- a CDS encoding EscU/YscU/HrcU family type III secretion system export apparatus switch protein → MAEKSQKPTAKRLRDAREKGDVPKSQDTISTAVFVGICIALAAGITQMFARIDALFRLVFDAVSAPDPGERIATLVDAAAHTWLLPSLAFIGIGLAVGVLAGFVQVGGVMAWSRLVPSLGRINPAEGMKNLWSMRNLVNLGKMLLKTTLLVATLGWLIYTSLDPAVQSGFTRPLSILALIAHLLMVLFGWAALVFIVMALIDIVHQRFEFSQKMKMSIEEVRREYKESEGDPHVQSRRRQIALEVQLASLNDRIGYASAVVYSARVAVALYYGGLGTLPWVLARGEGEAAERIVKLAQSSLRPTLANTGLAEALYDATPENGTIGRSHFEEVARLLKWAKGAG, encoded by the coding sequence ATGGCGGAAAAAAGTCAGAAGCCCACCGCGAAACGCCTGCGCGACGCGCGCGAGAAAGGCGACGTACCGAAGAGCCAGGACACGATCTCGACGGCGGTTTTTGTCGGCATCTGCATCGCGCTTGCAGCCGGTATCACGCAGATGTTCGCGCGGATCGACGCGCTGTTCCGGCTCGTGTTCGACGCAGTCAGCGCGCCGGACCCGGGCGAACGGATCGCGACGCTAGTCGATGCGGCCGCGCACACGTGGCTGCTGCCGTCGCTTGCGTTCATCGGTATCGGTCTCGCGGTCGGCGTGCTCGCGGGCTTCGTGCAGGTGGGCGGCGTGATGGCGTGGAGCCGGCTAGTGCCGTCGCTCGGGCGAATCAATCCCGCCGAAGGGATGAAGAACCTGTGGTCGATGCGCAACCTCGTCAACCTCGGGAAGATGCTACTGAAGACGACGCTGCTCGTCGCGACGCTTGGCTGGCTGATCTACACGTCGCTCGATCCGGCGGTGCAGTCGGGCTTCACGCGGCCGCTGTCGATTCTCGCGCTGATCGCGCATCTGCTGATGGTGCTGTTCGGCTGGGCTGCGCTGGTGTTCATCGTGATGGCGTTGATCGATATCGTGCATCAGCGTTTCGAGTTCAGCCAGAAGATGAAGATGTCGATCGAGGAAGTGCGGCGCGAATACAAGGAAAGCGAAGGCGATCCGCACGTGCAGTCGCGACGCAGGCAGATCGCGCTCGAAGTGCAGCTCGCGTCGCTGAACGACCGGATCGGCTATGCGTCGGCGGTCGTGTATTCGGCGCGCGTCGCGGTCGCGCTGTACTACGGCGGACTCGGCACGCTGCCGTGGGTGCTCGCGCGCGGCGAGGGCGAAGCGGCCGAGCGGATCGTCAAGCTCGCGCAGTCGTCGCTGCGGCCGACGCTTGCAAACACCGGCCTCGCCGAAGCCCTATACGACGCGACGCCCGAGAACGGAACGATTGGCCGCAGCCACTTCGAGGAAGTGGCGCGGCTGTTGAAGTGGGCGAAGGGCGCGGGCTAG
- the sctT gene encoding type III secretion system export apparatus subunit SctT — protein MLDQAQNFSDIAASAKPLLYVMPRLLPVMLIMPIFNEEIVTGLVRNGLAVVIAAFVAPAIDPAQIADLPFLVWCLLAAKEAVIGILLAGAMSAILFAIQGVGYLIDFQTGSGSASFFDPMGGHEGGPTSGFLNFVAIVLFVTAGGLQMLVQVFAQSYVWWPIGSLMPNFSDVLATFILRQTDAVFVWMVKISAPVVIVLVLVDAGIGLVGRAVPQLNIFTFSQPVKSALAMLMMVLFLPLVYASLHDLLSPDSGMIALLRSLLTHGH, from the coding sequence ATGCTAGATCAGGCGCAGAATTTTTCCGACATCGCGGCCAGCGCGAAGCCGCTACTCTACGTGATGCCGCGTCTGTTGCCGGTGATGCTGATCATGCCGATCTTCAACGAGGAGATTGTCACCGGCCTCGTGCGCAACGGGCTCGCGGTCGTGATCGCGGCGTTCGTCGCGCCCGCCATCGATCCCGCGCAGATCGCCGATCTGCCGTTTCTCGTCTGGTGCCTGCTTGCCGCGAAGGAAGCGGTGATCGGCATCCTGCTCGCCGGCGCGATGAGCGCGATACTGTTCGCGATCCAGGGCGTCGGCTATCTGATCGACTTCCAGACTGGCAGCGGCAGCGCGTCGTTCTTCGATCCGATGGGCGGACACGAAGGCGGACCGACGTCCGGCTTCCTGAACTTCGTCGCGATCGTGCTGTTCGTGACAGCAGGCGGTCTGCAGATGCTCGTCCAGGTGTTCGCGCAGTCGTATGTGTGGTGGCCGATCGGCTCACTGATGCCGAATTTCTCCGACGTGCTGGCGACTTTCATCCTGCGGCAGACCGACGCCGTCTTCGTGTGGATGGTGAAGATCTCCGCGCCGGTCGTGATCGTGCTAGTACTCGTCGACGCGGGCATCGGGCTCGTCGGGCGCGCGGTGCCGCAGCTGAACATCTTCACGTTTTCGCAGCCGGTGAAGAGCGCGCTTGCGATGCTGATGATGGTGCTGTTCCTGCCCCTCGTGTACGCGTCGCTGCACGATCTGCTGAGTCCCGACAGCGGAATGATCGCGCTGCTGCGCTCGCTGTTGACGCACGGTCACTGA
- a CDS encoding FliI/YscN family ATPase translates to MSTYAGTLAGSDDEPLVDSGRLVGDLDAGLAFFSPVSVQGRVNHAVGQILNATGIRARLGEICELRTPNQPTLLAEVVGFSRQTTLLTPLGDVAGLSPETTVVPSGREHVFPVGAGLFGRVLDGLGQPLDGLGPVSGATWVSTQQSPPNPLARKMIDTPFTTGVRVIDGMMTLGEGQRVGIFAPSGVGKSTLLGMIARGAKADVNVIALVGERGREVREFIEHSLSPEVRARSILVVSTSDRPAMERVKSALVATAIAEHFRDEGKRVLLLVDSLTRFARAQREVGLASGEPPTRRSFPPSTFAVLPRLLERAGQGERGSITALYTVLVEGDEESDPIAEEVRSILDGHIVLSRKIALANRYPAIDVLASLSRVMPLVTNAAHQRSAARLRELLAKYQEIELLVQIGEYREGSDRLGDLALRARDLLGAFCTQLATENVAFDATLARLTRLANDHV, encoded by the coding sequence ATGAGCACCTACGCAGGCACGCTGGCCGGCAGCGACGACGAACCGCTCGTCGACAGCGGACGACTGGTCGGCGATCTCGATGCGGGCCTCGCGTTCTTTTCGCCGGTATCAGTGCAGGGGCGCGTCAATCACGCGGTCGGACAGATCCTGAACGCGACCGGCATCCGCGCGCGGCTCGGCGAAATCTGCGAACTGCGCACGCCGAATCAACCGACACTGCTTGCCGAAGTGGTCGGCTTCTCGCGGCAGACCACGCTGCTGACGCCGCTCGGCGACGTCGCCGGTTTGTCTCCGGAAACGACGGTCGTGCCGTCCGGCCGCGAGCATGTGTTTCCGGTCGGCGCGGGGTTGTTCGGGCGTGTGCTCGACGGCCTGGGTCAACCGCTCGACGGGCTCGGTCCAGTCAGCGGCGCGACATGGGTCTCGACGCAGCAGTCTCCGCCGAACCCGCTTGCACGCAAGATGATCGATACGCCGTTCACGACCGGCGTGCGCGTGATCGACGGGATGATGACGTTGGGCGAAGGACAGCGCGTCGGCATTTTCGCGCCGTCGGGTGTCGGCAAGAGCACGCTGCTCGGGATGATCGCGCGCGGTGCGAAGGCCGACGTGAACGTGATCGCGCTGGTCGGCGAACGCGGCCGCGAAGTGCGCGAGTTCATCGAACATTCGCTGTCGCCCGAAGTTCGTGCGCGTTCGATCCTCGTCGTGTCGACGTCGGACCGGCCCGCGATGGAGCGCGTGAAGTCCGCGCTCGTCGCGACCGCGATTGCCGAACACTTCCGCGATGAAGGCAAGCGCGTGCTGCTGCTCGTCGATTCGCTGACGCGCTTCGCGCGCGCGCAACGCGAGGTCGGACTCGCGAGCGGCGAGCCGCCGACGCGCCGCAGCTTCCCGCCGTCGACGTTCGCGGTGCTGCCGCGATTGCTCGAACGCGCGGGGCAGGGCGAACGTGGGTCGATCACTGCGCTGTATACGGTGCTCGTCGAAGGCGACGAGGAATCCGATCCGATCGCCGAGGAAGTGCGCTCGATTCTCGACGGCCACATCGTGCTGTCGCGCAAGATCGCGCTCGCGAACCGCTATCCGGCGATCGACGTGCTCGCGAGCCTGTCGCGCGTGATGCCGCTCGTCACGAATGCCGCGCATCAGCGTTCGGCCGCGCGGCTGCGCGAACTGCTCGCGAAGTATCAGGAGATCGAACTGCTCGTGCAGATCGGCGAGTATCGCGAAGGCAGCGACCGGCTCGGCGATCTCGCGTTGCGCGCGCGCGATTTGCTCGGCGCATTCTGCACGCAGCTCGCGACCGAGAATGTCGCGTTCGATGCGACGCTCGCGCGCCTCACACGGCTGGCGAACGATCATGTCTGA
- the sctL gene encoding type III secretion system stator protein SctL gives MGLAFLITSDNLQLLSERKVLKEREYAALLDASAVIATAREEAERIVAAAQREFDARQAAGYEEGLRRAQQEYAARTYSQALSSAKTMESMKDAMAEIVVKAVRTIVGEMGTQRLYEAALARIMPLVRDEPFLIVHVAPGHREEMDDALAGAFAGQVRSQKIRVVEDAQLAARACMVETPSGRIDASLDLQIDALRQAIRREPFTGAGGPAR, from the coding sequence ATGGGACTGGCTTTTCTGATCACGAGCGACAACCTGCAGCTGCTGTCCGAGCGCAAGGTGCTCAAGGAACGCGAATACGCGGCGCTGCTCGATGCGTCGGCGGTGATCGCGACCGCGCGCGAAGAAGCGGAGCGCATCGTCGCGGCCGCGCAGCGCGAATTCGACGCGCGTCAGGCCGCCGGCTACGAGGAGGGACTGCGCCGCGCGCAGCAGGAATACGCGGCGCGGACCTACAGCCAGGCGTTGTCGTCGGCGAAGACGATGGAGTCGATGAAGGACGCGATGGCGGAGATCGTCGTCAAGGCGGTGCGTACGATCGTCGGCGAGATGGGCACGCAGCGGTTGTACGAAGCGGCGCTCGCGCGGATCATGCCGCTCGTGCGCGACGAACCGTTTCTGATCGTGCACGTGGCGCCAGGGCATCGCGAGGAGATGGACGATGCGCTCGCGGGCGCGTTCGCCGGGCAGGTGCGGTCGCAGAAAATCCGCGTCGTCGAGGATGCGCAGCTCGCGGCGCGCGCGTGCATGGTCGAGACGCCGTCGGGGCGTATCGATGCGAGTCTCGATCTGCAGATCGATGCGTTGCGGCAGGCGATCCGTCGCGAGCCGTTCACGGGTGCCGGCGGACCTGCGAGATGA
- a CDS encoding SctK family type III secretion system sorting platform protein encodes MTPADRSLSSLSIPPAPWMQPLEPPTGPRRITFYRMVCEFNLRPDTYLHVTRVPSAWPDAYRQLSRFGDAGRRLIARHLLDAHGVAQLTDFDAATPSARLALLPGAALEQLASLAGLLLHRNWLRDALHVRRVRTEVAAKLGADALELTLERAPEFGVLGETLEPWRNDPAMLPAVIRARGGRLLADFVAAAGVSVERRARLKFNRAIDDEAPYLLNHAQRDQFGELLFLFLIPERFAAWDWLF; translated from the coding sequence ATGACGCCCGCAGACCGTTCGCTGTCTTCGCTATCGATCCCACCCGCGCCGTGGATGCAGCCGCTCGAGCCGCCGACTGGCCCCCGTCGCATCACGTTCTACCGGATGGTGTGCGAGTTCAACCTGCGCCCGGACACCTATCTGCACGTGACGCGCGTGCCGTCCGCATGGCCCGATGCGTACCGTCAGCTGTCGCGCTTCGGCGATGCGGGGCGTCGATTGATCGCGCGGCATCTGCTCGATGCGCACGGCGTCGCGCAACTCACCGACTTCGATGCCGCGACGCCGTCCGCGCGTCTCGCGTTACTGCCGGGTGCGGCGCTCGAACAGCTAGCGTCGCTCGCGGGCCTGCTGCTGCACCGTAACTGGCTGCGCGACGCACTGCATGTGCGCCGCGTGCGTACCGAAGTCGCCGCGAAGCTCGGCGCCGACGCGCTCGAACTGACGCTCGAACGCGCGCCGGAATTCGGCGTGCTCGGCGAAACGCTCGAACCGTGGCGCAACGATCCCGCGATGTTGCCTGCGGTGATCCGCGCGCGCGGCGGTCGTCTGCTCGCGGATTTCGTCGCGGCGGCGGGCGTGTCGGTCGAACGTCGCGCGCGCCTGAAATTCAACCGCGCCATCGACGACGAAGCACCGTATCTGTTGAATCATGCGCAGCGCGACCAGTTCGGCGAGCTGCTGTTTCTGTTCCTGATACCCGAGAGGTTTGCGGCATGGGACTGGCTTTTCTGA
- the sctJ gene encoding type III secretion system inner membrane ring lipoprotein SctJ — protein MSAHRSIRWGRHAARVAMVGALVLLAGCQKELYSGLSEAEANQMVGVLADAGISASKDNDARDTSDRQSWLVEVSDDDMHSALTVLHSNGLPRPHYTSIGELFQKQGLVSTPAEERMRYLYGVSQDLSRTLQDIEGVVVARVQVVIPENDPLADKIKPSSAAVYIRYRPGVDLRAMAPMVKDLVAHSIEGLQYDNVSLFLQPAAEKPLPANGIGNALNDIVHLRSPLGWLVGALVALTFIVLALSAARRGMFGRRLAGLLGSARANGAAGGARPGVRVADSARDGA, from the coding sequence ATGAGCGCTCATCGATCGATCCGCTGGGGCCGCCATGCGGCGCGCGTCGCCATGGTCGGCGCGCTCGTGCTGCTGGCCGGCTGTCAGAAGGAGCTGTACTCGGGCTTAAGCGAGGCCGAGGCGAACCAGATGGTCGGCGTGCTCGCCGACGCCGGCATTTCGGCGTCGAAGGACAACGACGCGCGCGATACGTCGGATCGTCAGTCATGGCTCGTCGAAGTCTCCGACGACGACATGCACTCCGCGCTGACCGTGCTGCACTCGAACGGTTTGCCGCGCCCGCACTACACGAGCATCGGCGAGCTGTTCCAGAAGCAGGGGCTCGTGTCGACGCCCGCCGAAGAGCGCATGCGCTATCTGTACGGCGTGTCGCAGGATCTGTCGCGCACGCTGCAGGACATCGAAGGCGTAGTCGTCGCGCGCGTGCAGGTCGTGATTCCGGAGAACGATCCGCTCGCGGACAAGATCAAGCCGTCGTCGGCCGCGGTCTACATCCGCTACCGGCCCGGCGTCGATCTGCGCGCGATGGCGCCGATGGTGAAGGATCTCGTCGCGCACAGCATCGAAGGACTGCAGTACGACAACGTGTCGCTGTTTCTGCAACCCGCTGCGGAAAAACCGCTGCCGGCGAACGGCATCGGCAACGCGCTGAACGACATCGTGCATCTGCGTTCGCCGCTCGGCTGGCTGGTCGGTGCGCTGGTGGCGCTGACGTTTATAGTGCTTGCGCTGTCGGCGGCACGGCGTGGGATGTTCGGCAGACGGCTCGCAGGATTGCTCGGTAGCGCACGGGCAAATGGCGCGGCGGGTGGTGCGCGTCCCGGCGTGCGAGTAGCCGACAGTGCGCGCGACGGTGCATAG
- the sctD gene encoding type III secretion system inner membrane ring subunit SctD codes for MATSTLDPHTALNSSASAQPRDTAASPWNLCFLSGPMYGRTMSLARGANWVGTAADCEVILPDREIGAKQVCLQVGALAVTVQNFGAANDASGGAPVLFNDEPLDASRRSLTPNDVVTVGSIRLGIARNAQAAAAMPAESEKPQTDRDSAWPAWLADAMRRVGSRRFVIVLGALWVGVLLGALGYGLVAWSGSLPWQHESALSRVHRLQQALSVYPELSVAPRDDGALVSGYVKDAAEHDKVAQIVAGVDNAALGTVYVVSDLLATAQTYFSDTPLTVSYLGHGKIELTGDAPHAQIATRIQNYMKDARPALEVVDHVHYGEPGAGPTRAGMLGGTAGIPEIVTVFAGDGDQRYIETADGSRYFEGSKMKQGPTVVSISPEEVVFDNDGRKVTMPLGGSSAGAPVAAASDASASSSVVAHGAATGVAMPVSGAVADAATGSSASASANAVTTAASGTAASSVTAAAAATHASGATVAAPATHASQP; via the coding sequence ATGGCTACGAGCACCCTTGATCCGCACACGGCGCTGAACAGTAGCGCGTCGGCCCAGCCGCGCGACACGGCAGCGTCGCCGTGGAATCTGTGCTTCCTGAGCGGTCCGATGTACGGCCGCACGATGTCGCTCGCGCGCGGGGCGAACTGGGTCGGCACCGCAGCCGATTGCGAAGTGATCCTGCCGGATCGCGAGATCGGCGCGAAGCAGGTGTGTCTGCAGGTCGGCGCGCTAGCGGTGACGGTGCAGAACTTCGGCGCCGCGAACGATGCGAGCGGCGGTGCGCCGGTGCTGTTCAACGACGAACCGCTCGACGCGTCGCGCCGCTCGCTGACGCCGAACGACGTCGTGACGGTCGGTTCGATCCGCCTCGGCATCGCGCGCAACGCGCAGGCCGCCGCCGCGATGCCCGCCGAGAGCGAAAAGCCGCAGACGGATCGCGATTCCGCGTGGCCCGCGTGGCTGGCGGATGCGATGCGGCGTGTCGGCAGCCGGCGCTTCGTGATCGTGCTCGGCGCGCTGTGGGTCGGTGTGTTGCTGGGCGCGCTGGGGTATGGGCTCGTCGCGTGGTCGGGCAGTTTGCCGTGGCAGCACGAATCGGCGTTGTCGCGCGTGCATCGCTTGCAGCAGGCGTTGAGCGTCTATCCGGAACTGAGCGTCGCGCCGCGCGACGACGGTGCGCTCGTCAGCGGCTATGTGAAGGATGCAGCGGAGCACGACAAGGTCGCGCAGATCGTGGCGGGTGTCGACAACGCGGCGCTCGGTACGGTGTATGTCGTCAGCGATCTGCTGGCCACCGCGCAGACCTATTTCAGCGATACGCCGCTGACCGTGTCGTATCTCGGGCACGGCAAGATCGAACTGACTGGCGACGCGCCGCATGCGCAGATCGCCACGCGGATCCAGAACTACATGAAGGACGCACGTCCTGCGCTCGAGGTCGTCGATCACGTGCATTACGGCGAGCCGGGCGCCGGCCCGACGCGCGCGGGAATGCTCGGCGGCACGGCCGGCATTCCGGAGATCGTCACGGTGTTCGCCGGCGACGGCGATCAGCGCTACATCGAAACCGCGGACGGCAGCCGCTATTTCGAAGGCTCGAAGATGAAGCAGGGGCCGACGGTCGTATCGATCAGTCCCGAGGAAGTGGTGTTCGACAACGACGGCCGCAAGGTCACGATGCCGCTCGGCGGCAGTTCGGCGGGCGCGCCGGTTGCTGCAGCATCGGATGCGTCTGCGTCTTCATCGGTGGTGGCACATGGGGCCGCGACGGGTGTCGCGATGCCGGTGTCGGGTGCGGTGGCGGATGCGGCGACTGGTTCATCGGCCAGTGCTTCGGCTAATGCAGTAACGACCGCAGCATCAGGCACCGCAGCAAGCAGTGTGACCGCTGCAGCAGCAGCGACACACGCAAGTGGAGCCACAGTCGCAGCACCGGCCACCCACGCGTCGCAGCCCTAG
- the sctC gene encoding type III secretion system outer membrane ring subunit SctC: MRRRAITFRLAFLFDRRRAQFAATMLFAAALLSMSLFTPVTPSARAAELRWRNRPFTIVANGRKIADFIRELASSQGITAVVDPKVDGTISGRFSGTPEQTLDTVCATYGLTWYYDGSFLYIDPADQSQSQVIPIPPNSAGEISRALQTMQIADKRFSLVINDRSNSIYVSGPRRYIELVRQAVSSVGNPASNGQLADVHAFRLKYGWASDFTVNRSGKEVVIPGVATMLKRLYGRDNDRATPAPVSATLGAAARQMKLGSGMTIAVPRIEFPDIAGGPSGNSGYGASGLAGDGAALPFGGGSNADTLPHIEADPAINAVLVRDLPENMYRYQSLINELDVRPRIVEINVTIIDIDDTSLDSLGIDWRLHTTHGDVQIGNGSNPLNGNTQYGGSGNPPLTFGVGTSESGQTGTFAPTGIALTASIGGSLRDYLLTRVNALAQNGKAELHSKPKVLALDNTEAILENLTQFYVQVQGFQDSSLYSVTTGTSIKVTPMIVDDSAGAAAAKANPESVMMSIDIQDGNVVQGQSVQNIPVIQQRNIVTKTMIDEGRSLLIAGFNDDQVQLNKSGVPWLSDIPLIGNLFKYTDKTGSHMERFYLLTPRVVDTASLYAPDGSPVNPAANAASDSNGLTMYRPPDNDIAVPLTPKPQPGSRFGPPPLPAAPKDAASQPAVTQTGTTDHGYEHP, encoded by the coding sequence ATGCGCCGACGCGCTATAACGTTCCGATTAGCGTTCTTATTCGACAGACGGCGGGCCCAGTTCGCCGCGACCATGCTGTTTGCGGCGGCGTTGCTGTCCATGTCGCTATTCACACCGGTCACGCCGTCCGCGCGCGCGGCCGAACTGCGCTGGCGCAACCGGCCGTTCACGATCGTCGCGAACGGCCGAAAGATTGCGGACTTTATCCGCGAGCTGGCGTCGTCGCAGGGCATTACGGCGGTGGTCGATCCGAAAGTGGACGGCACGATCAGCGGCCGCTTCTCCGGCACGCCAGAGCAAACGCTCGATACGGTATGTGCGACGTACGGCCTCACGTGGTACTACGACGGCTCGTTCCTGTACATCGATCCTGCCGATCAATCGCAAAGCCAGGTCATTCCGATTCCGCCGAATTCCGCCGGCGAAATCAGCCGCGCGCTGCAGACGATGCAGATCGCCGACAAGCGCTTCTCGCTCGTGATCAACGATCGCTCGAACAGCATCTACGTGTCGGGTCCGCGTCGCTACATCGAACTCGTGCGGCAGGCGGTGAGTTCGGTCGGCAATCCGGCATCGAACGGGCAACTCGCGGACGTCCACGCGTTCCGGCTGAAATACGGCTGGGCGTCGGACTTCACGGTGAACCGCTCGGGCAAGGAAGTGGTGATCCCCGGTGTCGCGACGATGCTCAAGCGTCTGTACGGCAGGGATAACGATCGCGCGACGCCCGCGCCCGTGAGCGCGACGCTCGGTGCCGCCGCGCGGCAGATGAAGCTCGGTTCGGGCATGACGATCGCCGTGCCGCGGATCGAATTCCCCGACATCGCGGGCGGTCCGTCGGGCAACAGTGGCTACGGCGCATCGGGTCTTGCGGGCGACGGCGCGGCGCTGCCGTTCGGCGGCGGTTCGAACGCCGATACGCTGCCGCACATCGAGGCCGATCCGGCGATCAACGCGGTGCTCGTGCGCGATCTGCCGGAGAACATGTACCGCTATCAGTCGCTGATCAACGAACTCGACGTGCGGCCGCGCATCGTCGAAATCAACGTGACGATCATCGACATCGACGATACGTCGCTCGACAGCCTCGGCATCGACTGGCGTCTGCATACGACGCACGGCGACGTGCAGATCGGCAACGGCTCGAATCCGCTGAACGGCAACACGCAGTACGGCGGTTCGGGCAACCCGCCGCTCACGTTCGGCGTCGGCACGAGCGAGTCGGGCCAGACGGGCACGTTTGCGCCGACCGGCATCGCGCTGACCGCATCGATCGGCGGCTCGCTGCGCGACTATCTGCTGACGCGCGTGAACGCGCTCGCGCAGAACGGCAAGGCGGAGCTGCATTCGAAGCCGAAGGTGCTCGCGCTCGACAACACCGAGGCGATCCTCGAAAACCTCACGCAGTTCTACGTGCAGGTGCAGGGCTTTCAGGATTCGTCGCTGTACAGCGTGACGACCGGCACGAGCATCAAGGTCACGCCGATGATCGTCGACGACAGCGCGGGTGCTGCTGCCGCGAAGGCGAATCCGGAGAGCGTGATGATGTCGATCGACATCCAGGACGGCAACGTCGTGCAGGGTCAGTCGGTGCAGAACATTCCGGTGATCCAGCAGCGCAACATCGTCACGAAGACGATGATCGACGAAGGCCGCAGCCTGCTGATCGCCGGTTTCAACGACGACCAGGTGCAGCTCAACAAGAGCGGCGTGCCCTGGCTCTCGGACATTCCGCTGATCGGCAATCTGTTCAAGTACACCGACAAGACCGGTTCGCACATGGAGCGTTTCTATCTGCTGACGCCGCGTGTCGTCGATACCGCGTCGCTGTATGCGCCGGACGGCTCGCCGGTGAATCCGGCCGCGAATGCAGCGTCGGATTCGAATGGTCTCACGATGTACCGGCCGCCCGACAACGACATCGCGGTGCCGCTGACGCCGAAGCCGCAGCCCGGCTCGCGCTTCGGTCCGCCGCCGCTGCCCGCTGCACCCAAGGATGCGGCCTCGCAACCGGCGGTGACGCAAACCGGAACCACGGATCATGGCTACGAGCACCCTTGA
- the sctS gene encoding type III secretion system export apparatus subunit SctS: MTSSTILDLTQQALMLVLLLSLPIVLIATVTGLVVAILQAVTQVQDANIGIAVRLIAVMVALVVLSGWLGGEVLRFAQQALTRLFVSSTGML; encoded by the coding sequence GTGACGAGTTCGACGATTCTCGATCTGACGCAGCAGGCGCTGATGCTGGTGCTGCTGCTGTCGCTGCCGATCGTGCTGATCGCGACGGTGACGGGGCTCGTAGTGGCGATCCTGCAGGCGGTGACGCAGGTGCAGGACGCGAACATCGGCATCGCCGTGCGGCTGATTGCCGTGATGGTGGCGCTGGTGGTGCTGTCCGGGTGGCTGGGGGGCGAGGTGCTGCGATTCGCGCAGCAAGCGCTGACACGATTGTTCGTTTCTTCGACGGGTATGCTCTGA